One genomic region from Nocardia vinacea encodes:
- the thrS gene encoding threonine--tRNA ligase produces the protein MTTSAPISPVALVRVPAGTTAGAAVREAGLPTKGPDTIVVVRDAEGLKDLSWTPDTDVEVEPVAANTEDGRSVVRHSAAHVLAQAVQQEFPEAKLGIGPPIKDGFYYDFQVDRPFTPEDLAKLESRMKKIVKGAQRFSRRVVEVDDARVELAKEPFKLELISDKSGIDDPEVMEVGGKELTIYDNLDPRTGEKVWGDLCRGPHIPTTKFIPAFKLTRSSAAYWRGDQNREDLQRIYGTAWESQEALDEHLHLLEEAERRDHRKLGLELDLFSFPDELGSGLPVFHPKGGIIRKELEEYSRRRHVAAGYEFVNTPHITKGHLFEVSGHLDWYKDGMFPAMHLDAELNEDGTVRKPGQDYYVKPMNCPMHNLIFRSRGRSYRELPLRMFEFGSVYRYEKSGVVHGLTRVRGMTQDDAHIYCTKEQMHAELTSTLQFVLGLLADYGLDDFYLELSTKDPKKFVGSEEMWEEATETLRKVATDSGLELVPDPGGAAFYGPKISVQAKDALGRTWQMSTIQLDFNLPERFNLEYTASDGTKQRPVMIHRALFGSIERFFGVLTEHYAGAFPAWLSPVQVVGIPVAETFAPHLDSVIEQLQDAGIRAQVDRSDDRMQKKIFNNTAQKIPFMLLAGERDVNAGAVSFRFRDGTQVNGVPVAAAVATIVEWIANRENASPTAEGFVVKGPV, from the coding sequence GTGACCACCTCAGCACCTATCAGCCCTGTCGCCCTCGTTCGGGTGCCGGCCGGGACGACGGCGGGTGCCGCGGTGCGCGAGGCGGGGCTGCCGACGAAGGGGCCCGACACCATCGTCGTGGTGCGCGATGCGGAGGGGCTCAAGGATCTGTCCTGGACCCCGGACACCGATGTCGAGGTCGAGCCGGTCGCCGCCAATACCGAGGACGGCCGCAGCGTAGTCCGGCATTCGGCCGCGCATGTGCTGGCCCAGGCCGTGCAGCAGGAGTTCCCGGAGGCCAAGCTCGGCATCGGCCCGCCCATCAAGGACGGCTTCTACTACGACTTCCAGGTCGACCGGCCGTTCACCCCGGAGGATCTGGCCAAGCTGGAATCCCGGATGAAGAAGATCGTCAAAGGCGCGCAGCGGTTTTCGCGACGGGTGGTCGAGGTCGATGACGCGCGCGTCGAACTGGCCAAGGAGCCGTTCAAGCTCGAGCTGATCAGCGATAAGTCCGGTATCGACGATCCGGAGGTCATGGAGGTCGGCGGTAAAGAGCTGACTATCTACGACAACCTGGACCCGCGCACCGGCGAAAAGGTCTGGGGCGATCTGTGCCGCGGTCCGCACATCCCGACCACCAAATTCATCCCCGCCTTCAAGCTGACCCGCAGCTCCGCCGCCTACTGGCGCGGCGACCAGAACCGCGAGGATCTGCAGCGCATCTACGGCACCGCCTGGGAATCGCAGGAGGCCCTCGACGAGCATCTGCACCTGCTCGAAGAGGCCGAGCGCCGTGACCACCGCAAACTCGGTCTGGAGCTGGATCTGTTCAGCTTCCCGGACGAACTCGGCTCCGGTCTGCCGGTGTTCCACCCCAAGGGCGGCATCATCCGCAAGGAACTCGAGGAGTACTCACGCCGCCGCCACGTCGCCGCGGGCTATGAGTTCGTCAATACACCGCACATCACCAAGGGACATCTGTTCGAGGTCTCCGGTCACCTGGACTGGTACAAGGACGGCATGTTCCCGGCCATGCATCTGGACGCCGAACTCAACGAGGACGGCACCGTCCGCAAGCCCGGCCAGGACTACTACGTCAAGCCGATGAACTGCCCGATGCACAACCTGATCTTCCGCTCGCGCGGCCGGTCCTATCGGGAGCTGCCGCTGCGGATGTTCGAATTCGGCTCGGTTTACCGCTACGAGAAGTCCGGTGTCGTGCACGGCCTGACCCGGGTGCGCGGCATGACGCAGGACGATGCGCACATCTACTGCACCAAGGAGCAGATGCACGCCGAGCTGACCAGCACGCTGCAATTCGTGCTCGGCCTGCTCGCCGACTACGGCCTCGACGACTTCTACCTCGAGCTGTCCACCAAGGATCCGAAGAAGTTCGTCGGCTCCGAGGAGATGTGGGAGGAGGCCACCGAGACCCTGCGTAAGGTGGCCACCGACTCCGGACTGGAGCTGGTCCCGGATCCGGGCGGCGCGGCCTTCTACGGCCCGAAGATCTCCGTACAGGCCAAGGATGCGCTCGGTCGCACCTGGCAGATGTCGACCATCCAGCTCGACTTCAACCTGCCCGAGCGCTTCAACCTGGAATACACCGCTTCCGACGGCACCAAGCAGCGGCCGGTAATGATCCACCGCGCACTGTTCGGTTCCATCGAACGCTTCTTCGGCGTGCTCACCGAGCATTACGCCGGCGCCTTCCCGGCCTGGCTCTCGCCGGTCCAGGTCGTCGGCATCCCGGTCGCGGAAACCTTTGCGCCGCATCTGGATTCGGTCATCGAGCAGCTGCAGGACGCGGGTATCCGCGCGCAGGTCGATCGCAGCGACGACCGGATGCAGAAGAAGATCTTCAACAACACCGCGCAGAAGATCCCGTTCATGCTGCTCGCCGGTGAGCGCGATGTGAACGCGGGCGCGGTCAGCTTCCGCTTCCGCGACGGCACCCAGGTCAACGGCGTGCCGGTCGCCGCCGCGGTGGCCACGATCGTGGAATGGATCGCGAACCGGGAGAACGCCTCGCCGACCGCCGAGGGTTTTGTGGTGAAGGGCCCGGTATGA
- a CDS encoding (2Fe-2S)-binding protein has product MAVVAQSPEMVNTVPGRTLTEPDWLSARIAEMGRSWGATEPRVSGTLWWCMVASALVEQLARAYANEEPAPEPFLDRLDCEVRPDGGIERVLIHPVAGAGVGHGLDGDSGAAHESDPALGHACAKALRETLAAVIGPVATVSGAGVPSLWAIAADAIGNRALDAGNSEAGARLAGEVGGKLPVPRFVDVDGRTFVRRISCCLVFEVPGCEMCTSCPKRPAAERKALLARLAAES; this is encoded by the coding sequence ATGGCAGTGGTTGCGCAGTCCCCTGAAATGGTGAACACGGTCCCCGGCCGCACCCTGACCGAACCGGACTGGCTGTCGGCACGCATCGCGGAAATGGGACGCTCCTGGGGTGCCACCGAACCGCGCGTCTCCGGCACGCTCTGGTGGTGCATGGTCGCATCGGCACTGGTCGAACAGCTCGCACGCGCCTACGCGAACGAGGAACCCGCGCCGGAGCCGTTCCTGGACCGCCTCGACTGCGAGGTCCGCCCGGACGGCGGCATAGAACGAGTCCTCATCCACCCCGTCGCAGGTGCGGGCGTAGGGCATGGTCTCGACGGTGACAGCGGTGCAGCGCACGAGTCCGACCCCGCGCTCGGCCATGCCTGCGCGAAGGCGTTGCGGGAGACCTTGGCGGCCGTGATCGGCCCAGTGGCGACGGTCTCCGGTGCGGGAGTGCCGTCACTCTGGGCGATTGCCGCCGATGCCATCGGGAACCGGGCCCTCGACGCGGGGAATTCCGAGGCCGGGGCGCGGCTCGCGGGCGAGGTCGGTGGAAAGCTGCCGGTTCCGCGGTTCGTGGATGTCGACGGGCGGACCTTTGTCCGCCGGATCTCGTGCTGCCTGGTCTTCGAGGTGCCCGGCTGCGAAATGTGCACCAGCTGCCCGAAGCGGCCCGCCGCCGAACGCAAGGCGCTCCTGGCTCGGCTCGCCGCCGAAAGCTGA
- a CDS encoding TIGR02611 family protein, translating into MSVELESEPTRTGWRAFRTRLAARPTLNLAYRIGVAVVGIAVLVVGILAIPYPGPGWAIVFAGLGILATEFAWARRALGWLRDKYRQGMAWYSARGPAMRVFAAVVTFALVLATLWVLGTFGLVGGWIGVEWQWLRSPLKW; encoded by the coding sequence ATGAGTGTCGAGTTGGAATCCGAACCCACGCGCACCGGATGGCGCGCCTTCCGTACCCGGCTGGCCGCGCGGCCTACGCTGAACCTCGCCTACCGGATCGGGGTCGCGGTGGTCGGCATCGCGGTGCTGGTCGTCGGAATCCTGGCGATTCCCTATCCCGGCCCCGGCTGGGCGATCGTATTCGCCGGACTTGGCATTCTCGCCACCGAATTCGCCTGGGCGCGCCGGGCGCTCGGTTGGCTGCGTGACAAGTACCGGCAGGGTATGGCGTGGTACTCCGCACGGGGCCCGGCCATGCGGGTGTTCGCGGCAGTGGTGACCTTTGCGCTGGTTCTCGCAACACTGTGGGTATTGGGAACATTCGGGTTGGTCGGCGGCTGGATCGGAGTCGAATGGCAGTGGTTGCGCAGTCCCCTGAAATGGTGA
- a CDS encoding bifunctional SulP family inorganic anion transporter/carbonic anhydrase, which produces MAIDSAVAAPPLPPTEQGKGHRSSEPLSDRLTSILRHDLPSSIVVFLVALPLSLGIAVASGAPVAAGLIAAVIGGIVAGTLGGSILQVSGPAAGLTVVVAESINQFGWRTTTFIVVAAGVLQILFGLSRIARAALAVAPVVVHAMLAGIGITIALQQVHVLLGGSSHSSAWNNITQLPSQLLSLHGDDAIIGAVVIAIMLGWRRVPAKVRVVPGPLVAVLVGTVLSLVLPFEAERIVLNGSLFDAIGLPQIPSGNWSAVALMILTVALIASVESLLSAVAVDKMHTGKRTNFDRELIGQGSANVLSGLLGGLPVTGVIVRSATNVQAGARSRASAILHGCWILLFSVVLAGVVQQIPKSALAGLLIVIGIQLVKLAHIKMARRTGDLLIYAVTIVSVVFLNLLEGVIIGLALAFGLLLWRVVRVAVAATQIPGSQRWLLTIDGSCTFLALPKLSAEFAKVPAGVDVTVEMTVDFLDHAAFEAIEDWVRQQESAGGAVDFVEIGSARMAHATAGPPARGFGRAVLDEILGPWRGDDANADRVTSGVAAYHRSHAHVVRPHLDELRDRQDPDTFFLTCADSRVVPNVITNSGPGDMFTVRNVGNLVPDSGDASVEAALVFALNELNVRSIVVCGHSSCGAMKALHSGADTGPGIEPWLAHAHPSLEQFQLGHPVAQAAAAAGFGEVDQLSMVNVAVQLETLHRHPAVRAAMTERDVTVSGLFFDIASARVIEVTVNGLAHIDDNGARVTPELV; this is translated from the coding sequence ATGGCTATTGATAGCGCTGTAGCCGCACCACCGTTACCGCCCACTGAACAGGGCAAGGGCCATCGCAGTTCCGAACCTCTGTCCGATCGATTGACATCGATCCTGCGCCACGATCTGCCGTCCTCTATCGTGGTCTTCCTGGTCGCGTTGCCGCTGTCCCTCGGCATCGCTGTCGCCTCCGGCGCGCCCGTCGCCGCCGGACTCATCGCCGCCGTCATCGGTGGCATCGTCGCGGGCACGCTCGGCGGTTCGATCCTGCAGGTCAGCGGACCCGCCGCGGGTCTGACCGTGGTCGTCGCCGAATCCATCAACCAATTCGGCTGGCGGACAACCACGTTCATTGTCGTCGCGGCCGGTGTGCTGCAAATCCTATTCGGGCTCAGCCGGATTGCGCGGGCCGCGTTGGCCGTCGCGCCGGTGGTGGTGCACGCGATGCTCGCGGGCATCGGCATAACCATTGCGCTGCAACAGGTTCACGTGCTGCTCGGTGGGTCCTCGCATAGTTCCGCCTGGAACAACATCACCCAGTTGCCGTCGCAACTGTTGTCGCTGCACGGCGATGACGCAATCATCGGCGCGGTGGTCATCGCGATCATGCTCGGCTGGCGCCGGGTGCCCGCCAAGGTGCGGGTGGTGCCGGGACCGCTGGTAGCGGTCTTGGTCGGTACGGTGTTGTCGCTGGTGCTGCCCTTCGAGGCCGAGCGAATCGTGTTGAACGGCTCGCTGTTCGACGCCATCGGACTGCCGCAGATCCCCAGCGGCAACTGGTCCGCGGTGGCGCTGATGATTCTGACCGTCGCGCTCATCGCCAGCGTCGAGAGTCTGCTATCGGCGGTGGCCGTGGACAAGATGCATACCGGTAAGCGCACCAATTTCGACCGTGAGCTGATCGGTCAGGGCTCGGCCAATGTGCTCTCGGGTCTACTAGGCGGTCTGCCGGTCACCGGCGTGATCGTGCGCAGTGCCACCAATGTGCAGGCGGGTGCCCGCAGCCGCGCTTCGGCGATACTGCACGGCTGCTGGATTCTGCTGTTCTCGGTCGTCCTGGCCGGGGTGGTGCAGCAGATTCCGAAGTCCGCGCTCGCTGGTCTGCTGATCGTCATCGGTATTCAGCTGGTGAAGCTGGCCCACATCAAGATGGCCAGGCGCACCGGCGATCTGCTCATCTATGCCGTCACCATCGTCAGCGTGGTCTTCCTTAATCTGCTGGAAGGCGTAATCATCGGTCTGGCACTGGCTTTCGGTCTGCTGCTGTGGCGCGTCGTGCGAGTTGCCGTGGCGGCCACGCAGATTCCCGGTTCGCAGCGCTGGCTGCTGACCATCGACGGCTCCTGCACCTTCCTCGCGCTGCCGAAGCTGTCCGCGGAATTCGCGAAAGTGCCCGCAGGCGTGGACGTCACCGTCGAGATGACGGTCGACTTCCTCGACCATGCCGCCTTCGAAGCCATCGAAGACTGGGTGCGGCAGCAGGAAAGCGCCGGCGGCGCAGTCGATTTCGTGGAAATCGGCAGTGCGCGGATGGCGCACGCGACCGCGGGTCCGCCGGCCCGCGGATTCGGGCGTGCGGTGCTCGACGAGATCCTCGGCCCGTGGCGCGGTGACGACGCGAATGCCGACCGGGTGACCTCGGGTGTGGCCGCCTACCATCGCAGCCACGCCCATGTGGTGCGGCCGCATCTGGACGAACTGCGTGACCGTCAGGATCCCGATACCTTCTTCCTGACCTGCGCGGACTCCCGAGTGGTTCCGAACGTCATCACCAACAGCGGACCCGGTGACATGTTCACGGTGCGCAATGTGGGCAATCTGGTGCCGGACAGCGGAGACGCGTCGGTGGAGGCCGCACTCGTCTTCGCGCTCAACGAATTGAATGTGCGGTCCATCGTGGTGTGCGGGCATTCGTCGTGCGGAGCGATGAAGGCGCTGCATTCCGGGGCCGACACTGGACCGGGTATCGAACCCTGGCTCGCCCATGCCCATCCGAGCCTGGAGCAGTTCCAGCTCGGGCACCCGGTGGCACAGGCGGCCGCGGCCGCTGGATTCGGCGAGGTCGACCAGCTGAGCATGGTCAATGTGGCCGTGCAGTTGGAAACTCTGCACCGGCATCCCGCGGTGCGTGCGGCGATGACCGAGCGTGACGTGACGGTATCGGGATTGTTCTTCGATATCGCCAGCGCGCGCGTCATCGAGGTGACCGTGAACGGCCTCGCTCATATCGACGACAACGGCGCGCGGGTCACGCCGGAACTCGTCTGA
- a CDS encoding bifunctional SulP family inorganic anion transporter/carbonic anhydrase, whose translation MSTDTDPVPRTSPLRASLPVSLAAVGRHDLPASVVVFLVALPLSLGIAVASGAPVAAGLIAAVVGGVVAGLLGGSAVQVSGPTASLTVVVAESVHQFGWAATCFITIGAGLLQILFGLSRVARGALAIAPVVVHAMLAGIGVIIALQQVHILLGGNSLSSSFASLTQLPHQLMSVHRGDLFVGLVVIVILISWKFLPRSIRVVPGPLVAVVVATILSLILPTHVERVVLNGSLLDSIGLPAIPSGSWFAVAMAMVTVALIASVESLLSAVAVDKSRPDHRTNFDRELIGQGSANVVSGLLGGLPIAAVIVRSITNAHAGARTRAATVLHGVWILLFAVALAGLVQQIPKAALAGLLILIGVQLVKLAHIRLARRNGDLFVYVATVLGVVFLNLLQGMVIGLVLAFGLLLWRVVRVSIHAEPVADARRWLITIDGTCTFLALPKLTAELAKVPADVDVTIEMTVDFLDHASYELIADWAGLREAAGGTVDFVEIGSARMATAVAGPPERGRSRQVIDEVIGPWRRTGNRADPIAAGIAAYHRGHAHLMRPHLHGLRNRPDADTFFLTCADARIVPNVITNSGPGDLFTVRNVGNLVPSGGSDVSVEAALVYALEKLDVRAVVVCGHSGCGAMDALHREVHTGPGLGDWLAYARPSLDRFRLGHPVAGAAASAGFGPVDQLGMVNVALQLERLHAHPVVRRGIEERGVAVSGLFFDLATARVIEVTMGGIAEFDDELTVEAFDELADVRGIAAEPV comes from the coding sequence ATGTCCACCGACACCGATCCCGTACCACGGACGTCGCCGCTTCGCGCAAGTCTTCCAGTGAGTCTCGCCGCGGTCGGCCGCCATGACCTACCCGCCTCTGTCGTGGTTTTCCTTGTCGCACTACCACTTTCGCTTGGTATCGCGGTCGCCTCCGGTGCTCCGGTCGCTGCGGGCCTCATCGCCGCCGTCGTCGGTGGTGTCGTCGCCGGTCTACTAGGTGGCTCGGCCGTCCAGGTCAGCGGGCCGACGGCCAGTCTTACCGTTGTCGTCGCCGAGAGCGTGCACCAATTCGGTTGGGCCGCTACCTGTTTCATAACTATCGGCGCGGGCCTATTGCAGATTCTGTTCGGGCTCAGTCGCGTTGCGCGCGGCGCGCTCGCCATCGCACCGGTCGTGGTCCATGCGATGCTCGCCGGTATCGGCGTGATCATCGCCCTGCAGCAGGTCCATATTCTGCTCGGCGGCAACTCGCTGAGTTCGTCGTTCGCCAGCCTCACCCAGCTGCCTCATCAGTTGATGTCGGTGCATCGCGGCGATCTGTTCGTCGGTCTGGTGGTGATCGTCATCCTGATCAGCTGGAAGTTCCTCCCGCGCTCGATCCGCGTCGTGCCGGGGCCGCTCGTTGCCGTGGTGGTCGCCACGATCCTTTCGCTGATACTGCCGACCCATGTCGAGCGTGTCGTGCTGAACGGGTCGCTGCTCGATTCCATCGGTTTGCCCGCGATCCCGTCCGGCAGTTGGTTCGCCGTCGCGATGGCCATGGTGACGGTCGCGCTGATTGCCAGTGTGGAGAGCCTGCTCTCGGCGGTCGCGGTGGACAAGTCGCGTCCCGACCATCGAACCAATTTCGACCGCGAGCTGATCGGGCAGGGCTCGGCCAATGTGGTGTCGGGTCTGCTCGGGGGGCTGCCGATCGCGGCCGTGATCGTCCGCAGCATTACCAATGCCCATGCCGGGGCGCGGACCAGGGCCGCGACGGTGCTGCACGGGGTGTGGATCCTGCTGTTCGCGGTCGCGCTGGCCGGGTTGGTGCAGCAGATTCCCAAGGCGGCCCTTGCGGGGCTGCTCATCCTCATCGGCGTACAACTGGTGAAGCTGGCCCATATCCGGTTGGCTCGGCGCAACGGCGATCTGTTCGTCTACGTCGCCACGGTACTGGGCGTGGTGTTCCTGAACCTGTTGCAAGGCATGGTGATCGGGCTCGTACTCGCCTTCGGCCTGCTGCTGTGGCGGGTAGTGCGGGTGAGCATCCACGCCGAACCGGTGGCCGATGCCCGCCGCTGGCTGATCACCATCGATGGCACCTGCACCTTCCTCGCGCTGCCCAAGCTCACCGCTGAGCTGGCGAAGGTCCCCGCCGACGTGGACGTGACCATCGAGATGACGGTCGACTTCCTCGACCACGCCTCCTATGAGCTGATCGCCGACTGGGCCGGTCTCCGTGAGGCCGCCGGTGGCACAGTCGATTTCGTGGAAATCGGCAGCGCGCGGATGGCGACCGCGGTGGCGGGCCCGCCAGAGCGTGGGCGCTCCCGCCAGGTCATCGATGAGGTCATCGGGCCGTGGCGGCGGACGGGTAATCGGGCGGATCCGATCGCCGCCGGTATCGCCGCCTATCACCGCGGCCACGCCCATCTGATGCGTCCCCATCTCCACGGATTGCGCAACCGGCCCGACGCCGACACGTTCTTTCTGACCTGCGCCGATGCCCGCATCGTGCCGAATGTCATCACCAATAGCGGGCCGGGGGATCTGTTCACCGTCCGCAACGTGGGCAATCTGGTCCCGTCCGGTGGCAGCGATGTCTCGGTGGAGGCCGCGCTGGTCTACGCGCTGGAGAAGTTGGACGTGCGGGCGGTTGTAGTCTGCGGGCACTCCGGTTGCGGGGCGATGGACGCACTGCACCGAGAGGTTCACACGGGGCCGGGGCTGGGCGACTGGCTCGCTTACGCGCGGCCCAGCCTGGACCGGTTCCGGCTCGGACATCCGGTCGCCGGTGCCGCGGCATCGGCCGGATTCGGGCCGGTCGACCAGCTCGGCATGGTGAATGTGGCACTGCAACTGGAGCGGCTGCATGCCCACCCTGTGGTCCGGCGCGGGATCGAGGAACGGGGCGTGGCGGTGTCCGGACTGTTCTTCGATCTCGCGACCGCCCGAGTCATCGAGGTGACCATGGGCGGTATTGCCGAGTTCGATGACGAGTTGACGGTCGAAGCGTTCGATGAGTTGGCCGATGTGCGGGGCATCGCCGCCGAGCCCGTCTAG
- a CDS encoding site-specific integrase, with product MELRDGQWIASVEVTAETKADLIKRVAAVKRTLKQIDKERERARREKGEGGLYKRGDGMWVGRVELPPGPDGKRRRSKPVYSKDHATAVNKLNKLREDIAKGMDQLDKTLTVEAWLLRWIDEIAKPRMRPHAWKSYRSAINTRIIPAIGPKKLAQLRPEHVRHMHKWILESTYTGRDPETGEKKQIPYSTRSVEEAHNVLSAALGDAVSEGIAHRNVAELVTKPQVLSESHGALTSAEARSVLLAAMGEGDSLVTRWAAGLMLGGRQGEILGLQWDRVDLEKGTLDLAWQLEWLPLKPGADSEDPKRFDVRAGFEHIPLWKGAALTRPKTTKSARLVPLPAPLAAILKVYREKWEPNPWNLCWCSDRGTPISDVADRNGWKAAQKAAKVAKPVDVHAMRGTTATLLLEAGVDAKVIQAILGHASVVTTRGYQQVDLTLARQALGNLDALLAIEE from the coding sequence ATGGAACTACGAGACGGCCAGTGGATCGCGTCGGTTGAGGTGACCGCCGAGACGAAAGCGGATCTCATCAAGCGCGTCGCTGCGGTCAAGCGCACCCTCAAACAGATCGACAAGGAACGCGAACGGGCGCGCCGAGAGAAGGGCGAAGGCGGGCTGTATAAGCGCGGAGACGGGATGTGGGTCGGGCGTGTCGAGCTGCCTCCCGGGCCGGACGGGAAGCGCCGGCGAAGCAAGCCTGTCTACTCCAAGGATCACGCGACCGCGGTCAACAAGCTCAACAAGCTTCGCGAGGACATCGCGAAGGGCATGGACCAACTGGACAAGACGCTCACCGTGGAGGCGTGGTTGCTGCGGTGGATCGACGAGATCGCCAAGCCCCGGATGCGTCCCCACGCGTGGAAGTCATACCGCTCGGCGATCAACACCCGCATCATCCCGGCGATCGGCCCGAAGAAGCTGGCACAGCTGCGACCCGAACATGTCCGGCACATGCACAAGTGGATCCTCGAATCGACCTACACAGGTCGCGACCCGGAGACCGGTGAGAAGAAGCAGATCCCGTACAGCACGCGCAGCGTGGAGGAAGCGCACAACGTGCTGAGTGCAGCACTGGGCGACGCAGTCTCCGAAGGTATCGCTCACCGCAACGTCGCCGAGTTGGTCACCAAACCTCAAGTGCTGTCGGAGTCGCACGGCGCGCTGACTTCCGCTGAGGCTCGCTCCGTGTTGCTGGCGGCGATGGGCGAAGGCGACAGCCTGGTCACGCGCTGGGCGGCAGGGCTCATGCTCGGCGGGCGCCAAGGCGAAATCCTCGGATTGCAGTGGGACCGTGTCGATTTAGAGAAAGGCACACTCGATCTCGCATGGCAGCTGGAATGGCTGCCGCTCAAACCGGGCGCAGACTCCGAAGACCCAAAGCGGTTCGATGTGCGGGCAGGGTTCGAGCACATCCCGCTCTGGAAGGGCGCCGCACTGACCCGCCCGAAGACCACCAAGTCGGCCCGACTCGTGCCGCTGCCCGCTCCCCTGGCGGCAATCCTCAAGGTCTACCGAGAAAAGTGGGAGCCGAATCCCTGGAACCTCTGCTGGTGCTCTGACCGGGGGACGCCGATCTCTGACGTCGCCGACCGCAACGGCTGGAAGGCAGCACAGAAGGCGGCGAAAGTCGCCAAACCTGTTGATGTCCACGCGATGCGGGGTACGACGGCGACGCTCCTTCTGGAAGCTGGTGTCGACGCGAAGGTGATCCAAGCGATCCTCGGTCACGCGAGCGTGGTCACGACCCGTGGTTACCAGCAAGTCGACCTCACCCTTGCGCGTCAGGCGCTCGGCAACTTGGACGCGCTGCTCGCGATCGAGGAGTGA
- a CDS encoding helix-turn-helix domain-containing protein, whose protein sequence is MSVQATRWAARKVLIEDGTLKCVLMIMADVAGPRGEGVWLSQETLALRTGFTDRTIRRSLEKLKALGLIKPGNPELVAHLAKDERPLVWNLNLTRTIDQGEVHRKPRKLSKKSAIPQDTESKKDRTLSPEGPDSESKTPGLTVLQSVSEALVEANDAREVRQSPLLTVVPDPVEMADEAEPFEEFWDAYPKHAKRDEARAEWDSAIEEGADPQTVIDAARRFAADPETQRLMNTPKERRFMPYARTWLNDRAWKDWSTPLRAVSGDSYTPQTPRPINPNWQEI, encoded by the coding sequence GTGAGCGTCCAGGCAACCCGATGGGCTGCGCGGAAGGTGCTGATCGAGGACGGCACCTTGAAGTGCGTGCTGATGATCATGGCCGACGTTGCTGGCCCACGCGGCGAGGGAGTGTGGCTGTCTCAGGAAACCCTGGCTTTGCGGACCGGGTTCACCGACCGCACTATCCGGCGCTCGCTCGAAAAACTCAAGGCACTCGGTCTAATCAAGCCAGGAAACCCCGAACTTGTCGCACATCTCGCCAAGGATGAGCGCCCCCTTGTTTGGAATCTGAATCTCACTCGCACGATCGACCAAGGTGAAGTGCACCGCAAGCCACGAAAGCTGAGCAAGAAATCCGCCATACCCCAGGACACTGAGTCCAAAAAGGACCGGACACTGAGTCCAGAAGGACCGGACAGTGAGTCCAAAACCCCCGGACTCACTGTCCTACAAAGCGTTAGTGAAGCGTTAGTAGAAGCAAACGACGCTCGCGAAGTTCGCCAGTCACCACTACTCACCGTCGTTCCCGATCCAGTCGAGATGGCCGACGAAGCCGAACCATTCGAAGAGTTCTGGGACGCGTATCCCAAGCATGCGAAGCGCGATGAAGCCCGTGCCGAGTGGGACAGCGCGATCGAAGAAGGCGCCGACCCTCAAACGGTGATCGACGCAGCCCGCCGTTTCGCCGCCGACCCCGAAACCCAGCGACTAATGAACACACCCAAAGAACGCCGCTTCATGCCGTACGCGCGGACATGGCTGAACGACCGCGCCTGGAAGGACTGGAGCACGCCGCTCCGCGCCGTCTCCGGCGACAGCTACACCCCCCAAACCCCGCGACCCATAAACCCCAACTGGCAAGAAATCTGA